Proteins encoded in a region of the Epinephelus lanceolatus isolate andai-2023 chromosome 20, ASM4190304v1, whole genome shotgun sequence genome:
- the xkr9 gene encoding XK-related protein 9, which yields MLRRKMPQPDIQYTKLRWLLTIVGLVLYVVDICTDVGLALKYFREKNFVWTALTLVFVLVGLLVTQIFSYAWYRDDMNEFQADTVGEPSISTIPGMSTGGLAVLHVFGMGIFTRYYHLLNKSFKVVWMTTKSYTVEEKTDVHYDLFGLATDLSMLKLFEAFLESVPQLLLQLYILLGQNERYSVLQYLSLAFSFFNIAWSLVDYRRCMRRAHPQITEMPSGLPTVVYLLYKLCTITSHILSYTLLLILSPFSTIALTVLWLLGTTWANVLQTDFCLSRGLEFLYRAVVGFILTFTFFNVKGQDTKVAMTIYYIFYVGINILAPSLLALLKPELQTAVYLLSVCGLIVGGSVLGLVCLVLYYLLLHPREKQQRVSDEVDGLGKETQTTRRMRNFLQP from the exons ATGCTTCGTCGCAAAATGCCTCAGCCGGACATTCAATACACTAAACTGCGATGGCTGTTAACCATTGTTGGACTGGTCTTGTATGTGGTGGACATTTGCACAGACGTGGGACTGGCACTGAAATATTTTCGAGAGAAGAATTTTGTGTGGACCGCACTGACTCTGGTGTTTGTTCTGGTGGGGCTGCTGGTGACGCAGATCTTCAGTTATGCCTGGTACAGGGATGACATGAATGAATTTCAGGCGGACACTGTGGGAGAACCGAGCATATCAACTATACCAGGCATGTCAACAGGTGGACTTGCTGTCCTGCACGTATTTGGCATGGGTATCTTCACCAG GTATTATCACCTCCTGAACAAAAGCTTTAAAGTGGTTTGGATGACGACAAAATCATACACAGTGGAAGAGAAGACAGATGTGCACTACGATCTGTTTGGCTTGGCGACAGATCTGAGCATGCTCAAACTGTTTGAGGCTTTCCTGGAGAGTGTTCCCCAACTGCTTCTTCAGCTTTACATATTGCTGGGTCAGAATGAGCGATACTCAGTCCTGCAGT ATTTATCTCTGGCGTTCTCCTTCTTTAACATCGCCTGGTCCCTGGTGGACTACCGCCGCTGCATGCGCAGAGCCCACCCCCAAATAACCGAGATGCCCTCTGGCCTCCCCACAGTCGTCTACCTCCTCTACAAACTCTGCACCATCACCAGCCACATCCTCAGCTACACCCTCCTCCTCATACTGAGCCCCTTCAGCACGATAGCCCTCACTGTCCTCTGGCTGCTGGGCACAACCTGGGCAAATGTACTTCAAACTGACTTCTGCTTATCAAGAGGGCTTGAGTTTCTTTACCGAGCAGTCGTCGGATTCATCCTCACCTTTACCTTTTTCAACGTCAAAGGACAGGACACCAAAGTAGCCATGACTATCTACTACATTTTCTATGTTGGCATAAACATTTTAGCTCCGTCGCTGCTGGCTTTGTTGAAACCAGAGTTACAGACAGCTGTGTATTTGCTGTCGGTCTGTGGTTTGATCGTTGGCGGTTCAGTGCTGGGGCTGGTGTGTCTTGTGCTTTACTACCTCCTGCTGCATCCTAGAGAGAAGCAGCAACGTGTGTCAGACGAGGTGGACGGGCTGGGGAAGGAAACACAGACCACAAGGAGAATGAGGAACTTTTTACAGCCTTGA